Proteins encoded in a region of the Dreissena polymorpha isolate Duluth1 chromosome 6, UMN_Dpol_1.0, whole genome shotgun sequence genome:
- the LOC127836462 gene encoding stabilin-2-like, whose protein sequence is MDYLINIKILVCFMILPPLHGSIHQDFLDPTATCKIENADCETSCRCKDGFTNVNLKCLAKVRGVCSNDTDCIPNAECSSSCICKTGFTSNSNNTECRVKVGVECNITAGQRCIKNAICGVTNGTGDRCTCGEGYTMYRDNKLCSGNVGATCTEADDCIEHADCKEKACTCGTLYVSAADNLTCIGYVDAHCNASSTTCVTDAECISGRCSCKDGYYGDKTCAKKVAGLAILIWAIVVIVVGGFFVALVVLVVVIKCCCARRRPEKLTESAEPTK, encoded by the exons ATGGACTACCTCATAAATATAAAA ATTTTGGTGTGCTTCATGATACTCCCGCCACTTCATGGAAGCATTCACCAAG ATTTCCTGGACCCGACCGCCACATGCAAGATTGAGAACGCAGACTGTGAGACAAGTTGTCGCTGCAAAGACGGATTTACAAATGTTAACCTGAAATGTTTAGCTAAAG TAAGAGGAGTGTGTTCCAACGACACAGACTGTATCCCTAACGCAGAATGTTCCAGCAGCTGCATATGCAAGACTGGTTTCACCTCCAATTCGAACAACACTGAATGTAGGGTAAAAG TGGGCGTCGAATGCAACATCACCGCAGGTCAGCGGTGTATCAAGAACGCCATTTGTGGCGTCACAAACGGCACGGGCGACAGATGCACGTGCGGAGAAGGCTACACCATGTATAGAGACAATAAACTGTGCTCGGGAAATG ttgGCGCCACGTGCACAGAAGCAGACGACTGTATTGAGCATGCGGACTGCAAAGAAAAGGCGTGCACGTGCGGAACTCTGTACGTGTCCGCGGCGGACAACCTCACGTGCATTGGCTATG TTGACGCCCATTGTAACGCGAGTTCAACGACTTGTGTGACGGACGCAGAATGCATCAGTGGTCGCTGCTCGTGTAAGGACGGTTACTATGGAGACAAGACGTGCGCAAAGAAAG TGGCAGGCTTGGCGATTCTTATCTGGGCCATAGTGGTGATCGTTGTCGGCGGCTTTTTCGTCGCGCTCGTTGTGCTCGTGGTGGTAATCAAGTGCTGCTGCGCCCGACGCCGCCCAGAAAAACTTACTGAGAGTGCAGAACCAACGaaataa
- the LOC127834535 gene encoding tenascin-like isoform X1 — protein sequence MAYLQLIKNLLLLALLQEIRTDFLLPSDTCNIPNGICQTKCTCKEGFIAVNESCLGKIGTSCAMQSDCIPEAACDDTFGGGKCTCNDGLVAYSNNTECRLKVGRHCNVIAAPYCILNAECDVNGAMQNTCKCRKGFSVNNDNTKCLGNAGTACAATSDCINKAVCTENTCTCEDLHAPSEDRTKCICYVGTMCASTNECIQHAECAGNACTCEDMYAPSDDKSTCIGYVGAICDDQSGTCVANAACNNGRCACLNGYQVEGYTCKAKVGTMCAATYECIRHAVCTGYTCSCEDSYTSSADSTTCIGHVGAICDQYSGTCVANAECINRHCACKNGYQADGNGSKTCKEKEDGSKVNTWIYIGSAAGFLIVLAFLAVVTCTVKRRKK from the exons ATTTCCTGCTTCCGAGCGACACATGCAATATTCCAAACGGAATATGTCAGACGAAATGTACGTGCAAGGAAGGATTCATAGCCGTGAACGAATCGTGCCTAGGGAAGA TTGGAACTTCCTGTGCGATGCAGTCAGACTGCATACCGGAAGCGGCGTGTGACGATACTTTCGGTGGCGGAAAGTGCACGTGCAATGACGGACTCGTGGCATATTCGAATAATACCGAATGTCGACTGAAAG TGGGTCGACATTGCAACGTTATTGCCGCCCCGTACTGCATTCTGAACGCCGAATGTGACGTCAATGGTGCAATGCAGAACACATGCAAGTGTAGAAAAGGCTTCTCAGTCAACAATGACAACACGAAATGTTTGGGGAACG CGGGTACTGCGTGTGCTGCTACCAGTGACTGCATTAATAAGGCGGTGTGCACGGAAAATACGTGCACGTGTGAAGACTTACATGCACCTTCCGAAGACAGAACCAAGTGCATATGCTACG TTGGTACCATGTGTGCGTCTACAAATGAGTGCATTCAGCATGCGGAGTGCGCGGGAAACGCGTGTACATGCGAGGACATGTATGCACCTTCTGATGACAAATCTACATGCATAGGCTACG TTGGTGCTATTTGCGACGATCAATCGGGCACGTGTGTTGCCAATGCTGCGTGCAATAATGGTCGTTGCGCGTGTCTGAACGGTTACCAAGTCGAAGGTTATACGTGCAAGGcaaaag TGGGTACCATGTGTGCGGCTACTTATGAATGCATTCGGCATGCAGTGTGCACGGGATACACGTGTTCATGTGAAGACTCGTATACGTCATCAGCTGACAGCACCACGTGCATAGGTCACG TTGGAGCTATTTGCGACCAATACTCGGGGACTTGTGTTGCCAATGCTGAGTGTATCAACCGTCATTGTGCGTGTAAGAACGGTTACCAAGCCGACGGTAACGGGAGCAAAACATGCAAAGAGAAAG AGGATGGTTCGAAAGTCAATACATGGATTTATATCGGCTCGGCGGCTGGGTTCCTGATTGTTTTAGCGTTTTTAGCTGTTGTTACGTGCACCGTCAAACGCCGCAAGAAATGA